Part of the Actinomycetota bacterium genome, GAACGTGATCGTCGCCGAGTACCCGGACGAGGAGTCGTCGTGATCCCCCAAGCGGCAATCACCGAATGGGGCCGCACCGTGCCGTGGCCGACGGTGGAGCAGATCGCGCAGGACCTGGTGCTGTCCCGGCTCATCGTCGAGATTGCCAACGACGACTATCTCGGTGACGAGCTGGTGTTCCGAGGGGGCACCTGTTTGCACAAGCTCTATGCACCTGCGCCAGTGCGGTGCAGCGAGGACCTCGACTACGTCCGCAGCACCGGCGGCGGGATTCGCGAACTCACCCGAGCCGGTTTGGAAAGCGCGATGGACCTATATGCTGTAAAACTATCGGTTAGCGATAGGTTTGCAGCTATGATGTGTGATCATGGCTACGTTTACACGGCCTCCGATCGGAGCCCGGCTTAGCGCTGTGGCTGAGTCGCAGCAAGGCTATTTCACTCGTGCCCAGGCGGTTCGTGAGTGTGTCGGCGATATGGCACTGCAGCGTGCCCTGAAGAGTGGAGCTATCGAGCGGCTCGACTACGGCGTCTACCGGATCGCTGGGGCCGGCTACGACCCCCATCAGCAGCTTCGGGCGGCGTGGCTTCGGCTCACCCCAGAGCTGTCGGCCCGGGAACGGACCCTCAGGCCTCATCTCTGGGTGTCGCATCGGTCGGCGGCGGGCCTGTTTGATCTGGGGGTCGCCATCGCCGACGTACCGGAGTTCATCTCCGACCGACGTCTCCAGGCTCGGGCGAACGTCAAGATCCACCTCCGGTCACGTGGTCTGAAGAGGGAGGAGTGGACGGTGTACGACGGGTTTGCAGTCACGACGCCGGCGCGGACCATTGCTGACCTCGCGGCCGATCACATGGACGGCGGACATTTGGGACGTATCGCTTCCGAGGCGCTGGCGAGAGGTCTGACCACAGAAGCCGAAGTGGAGGAAGCTCTGGAGGGAAGGGTTGACCTTGCCGCGATTCTGGAGCTGGCAACGGGGAAGATGCGGTGATGACTCCAGCCGAGGGCGTCCCCTATGTGTCGGCGAGGGATTTCGAACGTGCACTGACCGATCGGATCGCCAACGTCGCGGCCTCATCGCCCCACGGGGTCGCCGAACTTCGCCGCCAGTTCGCCTACGGACGTCTGCTGGCGAGGCTGTTCATCCGGCAGCCGGAGCGGTGGGTGTTGAAAGGAGCCACCGGTCTGCTTGCCCGTCTACCTCTCCGAGCGCGTCACAGCATCGACGTCGACCTGTACTACGAGGGCGAGATCGACGCGGCGCTTGCTGCGTTGCGCGACGCGACGGAGGCCGATCTTGGCGACTTCTTCACCTTCGACGTCGAACGCGGAGCGAGTCTCGGCAGAGAGACGGCCGGGATCCAAGTTCGAGTGACCGCCTACCTCGGGGACAAGGTCTTCGAGACGTTCAGAGTCGATGTGGTCGCGGATCGCACCATGACGGCTGAGCCCGATCTGATCCCACCAATCGAGCCGGTCGAGATACCTGGACTGCGCAACGCTGTGTACCGCGCTCACCCCATCCCGGACCAGATTGCCGACAAGCATGCGGCAATGATCGGTACTTACGCCGGTCGGCCCAGTACCCGCTACCGCGACCTTGTCGATCTCGTGCTGATCGCGACCACCCAGACTGTCTCGGCTACCGCCCTCCATGCGGCTCTGGTCAGTGAGCATCGCCGCCGGGGCATGACCCCGTGCCTGCCGTTCTCGCTACCATCGGACGAGTGGCAGCAGGGCTACCGGAAGATCGCAACCACCGTTCCCGGCTTCGCAGTCCTCGACGCTACCGAGGCCACCGAGATCGTGAGCCGCCTCGTCGACCCGGTGATCGCCGGACTGACCAGGGGAACCTGGGATCCTGATGGCCTGAAGTGGGGGTCGCCGTGATCCCCGAGATCGATCTCGTTCGGATCCGACGGTGGGTCGATGCCCGCAACGCCAACCTACCTGAGCGCGCTCGTGGCCTCGTTCGTTATGAACTCGACGTGACCGACCGAACCGTCACCATCTTGGAATGCCGTCCACCGTGGCAATCCGACTACGGGCCGGAGTGGACCCGGTTCCCCGTTGCCCGACTCCGCTACACGAAGACGAGAAGCGAATGGCTGCTCTACTGGCGAGATCGGAACCTCAAGTTCCACAAGTACGATCCGGTGCCGCCGACCCCTCACGTGGACCGCCTCATTGCCGAGATCGAGAGCGACCCGACCGCCATCTTCTGGGGATGACCTCCCCGAGTCCCTTACCCCGATTCTTCTAACGGATCTTCTAACGGATGGGGCGATATGAGGGATTATCCACAGGTACGAGCTAACACGCCCATTGCGAGAAACCCCTGGCAGCGGGCACTATTGAGCACCAACGAGAACCAACCAGCACCCTTTGAAAGCAACTCATAACCCGAAGGTCGCGAGTTCGAATCCTGTTGGACAACCCCCGGTCGCACTGCCGTGTGCGTATGGAGCGGCCGGCACGCTTCGACGTCTTCCGATACCGACCTTCTCCCGATGACCCTGGCCGTCATCAGGTCGAGCAGCCTGTTGCGTGTCGGCGACGTACCCGTAGAGGGTCATCGTTCCGTCCTCGAGTCTCGACGTCAGTTTGGGCATCGACAGTCCCACGACCCCTCCATCGTCGGCGAGCGTGATCGCGATGTCGACGACCTGGTCCGCGGTGAGCAAGGGTGGGCGTCGCACTTTGGGACGGCGGTCGTCTTCACTGCCACCGGGTGTTATCGGTGTGTCCGTTCTGTGTTGGTCGCTCGTCCAGCACGATCTGAGAACGTTTTCGAAACGGGGATCAAGATGGAAACTGCGGTCGATCGGCTCGGGCCGCTGCCCACGTCCGCATTGCGACAACCGTCCGACTTGAATGCCGAGTGGAAGTTTCATGGGGAGAGGGACATGGGCTACAGGCGGGTCGTGATCACCGAGTTCGGCGGACCGGACGTCCTCGAGGTTGTTGAAGAAGCTGTCCTCCCCGAGCCGGGTCCGGGTGAGGTGCGCGTGAAGGTGCAGGCGACCAGCGCCTGTTTCACCGACACGATGGTTCGCAAGGGCGTCTACTACGGCCTGAAGCAGAAACCGCCGTTCTCTCCGGGCTATGACCTGGTCGGCGTGGTGGACAAGCTGGGTGAGGATGTCACCAAGTTCGAGGTCGGGGAAGCGGTGGCCGATCTTACGGTCTGGGGTGCCTACGCAGAATACATCTGTCGATCGGAGCGATCTCTGGTTCCCGTGCCCGCCGGATTGGATCCGAGCGAAGCGGTCAGTCTCGTGTTGTCGTACGTCACGGCCCACCAAATGTTGCATCGTTCGGCACACATGCAGCGCGGGCAGAGCATCCTGGTTCACGCCGCCGGCGGGGCAGTCGGCACGGCGTTGCTCCAACTGGGAAGACTGGCGGGTTTGCAGATGTACGGGACGGCCTCGGAACCCAAGCACGACTTGGTCGCCGAGCTGGGGGCAACCCCTATCGACTATCGGAGTGAAGACTTCGTTGCCCGCGTCCGGGCGTTGACCGGTCAGGGTGTGGACGCTGTCTTCGATGCCATCGGCGGAGACAACTTCAAGCGGTCCCTCGCGTCACTCGGGCCAGGCGGCAAGCTCGTCGCCTACGGTTTCTACGACAGTGCCATGGGCAGAGGCGGCAGCGTCCCTCTCGAGTTCATGCGGGTTGTGTTGTGGAACTTCCTCCCGAACCGCCGCTCGACGGCTTTCTACCAGATCGGTGCGCTGCGCAAGAAACACCCGGACTGGTTCCGCGAGGACCTGACCGCGCTCTTCGACCTGTTGGTGCAGGGCAAGATCAGACCGGTCATCGCGAAACGGATGGAGCTGGAGGAGGCCGCGCAGGCGCACCGACTCGTCGAGCAGGCCGCCGTGCAGGGCAGGATCGTGCTGGTCGTCGACGCAAATTGATCCGTCGAGAGGAATCGCAGGGGCCACTCGTCTGACTCGGGGTCCGCCGACGGGGTGTGACGTGAGACCGGCCGCGTCGACAATCTCCCGGCAGCGAGTTCCCTGCTCGAACAGGTCGAGATCTACCATGCTCGACGGCGTATCGGAGGCAGCATGACAATCAGATTCGACAAGGATCTGAATCAGGTCCATATCACCAATGACCGACTTGTCTTGACCGTTGCCACCGGATTCGGCCCTCGTATCACCGCTTTCTCGGAGGTCGGGTCGACGAATGTGCTTGCCGAGTTGGGTGACGCCGCACTCGATCTTCCCGATGGTCGCTCCTACAAGCTTCATGGCGGCCACCGGCTATGGATTGCGCCTGAGTCACCCGATGTCACCTACGAGCCCGACGATGAACCCGTGGTCGTGACCGAGGTCGGAGCGGCGCTGCAGGTCGTTGGAACCGGCGGTGTGACCGTCGGGATAGAGAAGAAGATGATCATCCGTCCGCACGCCGGGCAGAACACCGTCTCCATCGTCCACACACTCACCAACACCGGAGACAAGGCAATCGACGTCGCACCGTGGGCGATCACCCAATTGCCCGTCGGTGGTACGGCCCTGATTCCTCTGGCTCGCAAGCCCGTCGACCCGCACGGTTTGCAGGCGAACGCTGCGATCGTCGTTTGGCCGTATACCGGCGTGGAAGACAACCCGTTTGTGGTCGAGAACCGGATGATCATGCTCGAGGCCAATCGCACCCGTCCCACCAAGGTGGGAACGTCGCTGGATCGAGGGTGGCTGGCCTATGTGCGGGACGATTCGGTGTTTGTGAAACGTGCACAACACTCCACCGGTGGCCGTCACGTCGACCTGGGCGCAACCGCACAGTGCTATTGCGACTCGCGGTTCGTCGAACTCGAGACACTCGGGTCACTGGCCACGCTTTCCCCGGGTGCTTCCACGTCGCACGAGGAAACCTGGGAGTTGCATCGAGTCGATCCCGGCATCGATCCACATGACGTCCCGGAGTTGCTCAAACTCGACGGAGGAATCGCGAAGTGAGCCGCATGGAGGACTGAGCGGCAGACGGGATAACATCATGGAACGAAGCGAGATGTGAGGACCGGGGGCGGCGCGATGAAGGACTTCTCGGGCAAGGTGGTGGCTCTCACAGGTGCCGCGTCGGGGATCGGGCGGGCTCTGGCGGTCCGACTGGGAGAAGAGGGCGCAGATCTCGCGCTCGGCGACGTCGACGAGGCGGGGCTGAATGAGACCGCCAAACTCGTCGATCGCAGTCCCAAAGTGACGACCCACGTCGTCGACGTCGGCGATCGGCATGCTGTCGAGGCATTCGCCCTCGCCGTCGAACGTCGGCACGGTGGTGTCGACGTCATCGTCAACAATGCGGGTGTGGGCTGCGTGGCAACCGTCGAGGACGCGACCTACGAGGACTTCGACTGGGTCATCGGTGTCAACCTCTGGGGCGTGATCCATGGTGTCAAGGCGTTCCTTCCTCTCTTAAGGAAGAGGCCGGAAGCGCACATCGTCAACGTGGCGAGTGTCAACTCATTCCTTCCCTTTCCGACCAGCGGTCCCTACAACATCTCGAAGTCCGGCGTGGAGGCCTTGTCGGAAACCCTGATGGAGGAGCTGTCGGATACGAACGTCTCCGTCAGCTGTGTGTACCCGGGGGGTGTCAAGACCAACATCTCGCGTAACGCCCGCCACACGAGTGACGAGGAGAACGTCGAGTTCGAACGCCGGGCGATGGCCACTCCCGACCAGGCCGCTCGGCGCATCATTCGTGGTATCAAGAAGGACAGGAAACGAATCGTCGTCGGGGTCGACGCGAAACTCATGGTGATCGCCAGGCGCCTCAGCCCCCTGGGAACGCTCCGACTGGTGACGTGGGGGTGGCGCCGGACCCTGAAAGGGCGGTCAGGCCATCCGACACCATGAACGCGACACGGGGGAGCAGGACGGCCCTGGCGGTCTGGCGAACGGGGCTCGCTGTCCGCTCACCGGGCTCGCCGAGTCCCTTGGCGCCGAGAACGGGTCCGTCACAGACATCTACCTGCCGGAGCGGCCCGCGCGCAATCTACCTGCGATCCACGTTCCGCTCATCGCCCTCGTGGTGTTCCTCCACGGACGGAACATGTTGGGACGGCGAAGACGCGGTCACACAGGATGACATGTAGGTCGGCCATCACGACTTGGCGCGAGACGTTCGAGATTCGACAATCTGCGCGGCCGCTCGTCGGCCGGCGCGGCCCGGACGGTGACCATGGCTGCGACGGTGTCGACTGATCCCGCATTGAGGTCAGAGGTCCAGGTTCCGTCGTCGGTTCGCCAGGTATGAAACCCGGCCGTGCTACCTTTTTTGGCATGGTCGTGCGTGTCGAGGATACGGGAGGTCTGGGAACCGTCGAGGTGGAGATCGCCGCCGGCGGGGGACCGGTCACGCCGGCGAGCAGGGTGATGGCACGGGCGGTGGGCCGCTGTCGGGATCTCCTTGTCGGCGTCGGCATCGACTGGGGCACGGGTACCGGGCTCCTCTCCATCGCCGCGGCCCGTATCCCCGCGGTGACGTCGATCATCGCCATCGAACGGGATCCCGAGGCGGTGGCGAACGCTCGCCGCAACGTCGCCCGCAACGGTGTTGCCGACCGAGTCACCGTCGTTCGGGCCGACCACTTCACTCCCTACGACCCAGGCGACCGGGATCTGCTCGAGCGGCTGGTCGGCGGTGTCGACTTCCTCGTTGCCAACCCGCCGGCTTCCGACGACGGGGACGGGCTGGAGTGGCGGCGCCGGGTCCTCGACGGCGCCCGGCCGTTTCTGAAACCCGGCGCGGTTGTTCTTCTTCAGGTGTCGTCCCACTACGGAGAGGAGCGGATCAAGGGCCTTGCCGACGTCGGCGGCTACCGGTTCGTCGAGACGGTGGAACGCTCCTCGTGGGTGCCGTTCGACCTCTCCCGTGAAGATCTGCGCCGGGCTCTCGACGTCTACGTCGCAGAAGAGCGCCGGGGTGGCCGCCCTTACGAGTTCCATCTTGCCGACGGGTCCGTGATCGACGCCCGACAGGTCGCCGCCGGGGTGGGCCCTCCACTCACGAGCTGGCAGGCCCACCGTTTCGAACGTACCGGCTGAAAGCCGTCCTGGCCTGATGCCTCCGCCAAAGGAAGGCGACCACCCGAAGTCGGCATCGCGCCGAAGAGCATCGGTGCGGGATGAGTCGGCGCCCCAGCCGGCTACTCCGTGGTATTTGGCGTATCTTCGCCGGCATCCAGGCCGCCGGACACAGCGCCGTGGCCGGATATAGGCGTGTCACCGTGGTGGTAGTCGTCGTTGACCTCATCAGATGAGTACGTCTCTCAGGGCTCGACGGGGGCTTGGGCGGGCCTCGCGGTCTGCGTATCCGACGCGAAACGCGACCAGGGGCTGTAGCGCGTCGCCACCCACGAGTTGTTCGAGGGCATTGCCGAAGGTGGGGGCGAGGCCAAGCTGAAGTTCGCGGTCGGCGCGTTCGGTGAGCTGGTTCATGTGCTGGAGGGCGATGCCGTTCTCGGTGGCAGCGAGATGGATGCGTTGAAGGGTGCGGCCACCGATCAGCCGCGACTCGGTGGCCGCAGCGTCGGGCACCAGGATGATCCCGTAGGCGGCGGCGGTCACAACCTGGGTGTCGCGCAACGCCATGAGCCAGTAGTCGTCGTTTCGCTGCCGCGAACCGGCGGGGAGCATCTTGGCGATGGCCGTTCGCAGGACGGACATTCCCTGGGCATCGAGGGTGATGCCGTCTCGCTGAGCTTGGATGTCGTCCCACGAGTGCCGGAACCATTTGGCGGAGGCTGCTGATTGCTCCAGATCGGCAATGAGCGCCTCGGTGGCCGCCACGAGGAGCTCACCGTAGCGGTCGGCATCGGAGCCGATCAGCCATCGGACTTTCACACCGTCGAGTTCGCCGAGGCCGGCGATGTCTTCGAGCAGCCCAGGATCGATCCGTGCACTCGTGTAGCCGGATCGGTTGGTGTGGCGGCCCGGAATCATCCGGTAGAGGCCGGATCGGTCTGCAGGCGCCGCCACGAGCGTGATGCGGGCGGTCCGATCAGGCTGAGACCGATCGGGCCGATAGGTGATCTGTGGTGCGAAGCCTTCGGCGCGGGCGGTCAACATCAGGTTCTCGATCGCACAGCCCAGACTCACAACCGATTCACGAGTGAGAGGGTCGATGGCACCGAGAAACCGGGAGCGATCGGCGATGACATCGATCCGGTCTGGCCGTACCTCGAATAACCAGGGTTGGCTGTCGTGCGCGTTGGCGGCCAGGATGGCTCCGGCGACCAGGGCTTCGAGTCCGCTGCGATCGGCGAAGTCGGCCCATGGCGCATATGCCTGCCCCGTGCCGGTGGCGAACACGCCCTGATCGACGGCTCGGTATCCCAGCGTGGTAGCTCCCAGCACCGCGATGGCACCGGCCACCCGAGCCAGAAACGCTCTGCGGGTCATCCCGGGATGCTCCTCGCCGGTGTCACCGGGTTTCGGCGTGGCGCAGCCTGACTCTTCGTCGAGCGGCATCAGGAATGTGGTCCTTGCCTGCTGCAGTCGCCGAGGAACTCGTCGCTCAGATGCGGGCCCAACACGGCGAGTACGATCTGGACACCGTGGCGAACCTGTTCGGGATCGTTTGGGTCCCCGACGATCTCGAGGTGCCCCATCCAGTGTTCGCCGATGATCCAGAGACCCTCGAGCAGTCCGGTGAACCACGGTTGTATCGAAGAGCGGATCACCCCTGCAGCGGCGAGCGATTCGGCAAACACGGTGAACTCTTCGAGGCGCCGGCGGTACACGGCGCGGTACCGATCCCGCAGCTGTGGGTCTCGGGCCAACAATGCGAGGAGTTCCCGCTGGAAGAACCGGTAACGCCGGTGCAGCTCGAATGTCCGCTCGAGGGTTTGGACGAGATCGCTCGCGGTGGGAGCCCGTCCTGGCGGGAGCTGCCACACCGTGTCCCAATCGTCGACCATGCGGTCGAAGAGGGTGCGGACGATCTCTTCCTTGTTGCGGTAGTGGTAGTAGAGGTTGCCGGGGCTGATCCCGATTTCCTGGGCGATGCGGTTTGTCGAGACCGCGGCCACCGTGTCCTTGTTGAACAGCTCGAGTGCCGCATCGACGATCGCATCTCGTGTGTCGACCGTTGCCATAGAGTATGTCCTCTAATTATTAGAGTATAAACTCTAACAGGCGAGACTCAGGACATCGTTGGCGTTGTGAGTCAAGTTCTCGTCCGTATCGAGGTCGAGAGATGGTGCGGAGGGCGGCTGCGAGCGGTTCGGGGGTGTCGGCGCGTCGATGGTGGTTCTTCCAGAAGGGAACTCTCCGTACGATCGGATGTCGCCGTGCGTCCGGGAGAACTTCCGCGTGGGTGTCAGGATGTCTCACCCTTCGAGCCAGGTCGCGGAACGCGGACGACCCCTTTCCTCCAATGACGCACCAGGACTCGGGCACACCCCTGTCGGCAACATGTATCGGGGCTTTCACTCTGCCGTCGCGGACAAACGCTTGAGATTTGGGCCCGATGTGTCGAATACCGGATGTGATGATTCCTACTGGATGGGTCGAAACAGGTGTGCCGTGTTCGTCTGAACACCAGGTGAAGATGGCAGGGCGACCGTTTTGATCCGGTGGAAGTCCTGTCGGTACAGTCCACCCGCGACGACATCTTTGGAGAAGGCAATGCCTCGCAGCATCTGGATCGCACTCGCCGGCCTCACACTCGTTCTGAGTGCCTGCAGTATCCAGATCAACACGACGACGACAACTACTTCCGATGACTCCGGCACGAGCGCGCCGACCGACACGAATGTGCCGTCCGGCAATGCCGCCGCCACCGTCCCCGGTGGTGGTGCCGCCGGCTCGACCGGCGGGGCCGTCGACGCCAACGTGCAAGACGCCCGTGCCGCCATCGTCCGTGTCGTTGCCGGACCTTTCAACGATCCGCCCGAAGACGAGGCGTTGAATCCCGTCGCCGCCGCCGCCACCGGGTTCTTCATCGGCGTCGGCGGAAACATCCTCACCACGAATCGTGCCGTCGCCGGTGCCGAGAACATCGACGTGTATCTCGCCGACGATCCACAACCGCACGCTGCCACGGTGAGAGCCATCGACGAGTGCTCCAACCTTGCCGTCATGTACACCGACATCACGGACACCCCGTTTCTCGACAATGTGGGGGAACACGTCGCTGTCGGCACACACGTCAGCATCGGCGGGTATCCGCAGGACACGTCCGAGTACACCGTCACCGACGGGACCGTCACCGGTATCGACCTCAGGGGGCAAACCACCTGGTTCGACATCGACAGCGACGCCCTCTTGAGCCTCAGCGTGCCAACCCGGGCTGGAGAAGGCGGTGCACCCGTCATGATCGACGACGGTTCCGTTGTCGCCATCATCCTGCCCGTCGATGGCACGGGCACCTTCGCCGTCCCCTTCTGGGCCATCGGCGCGGGGATCTCCGATCTCGAACTGGGCGGTCGCTCCGGTGGCAGCCCGCTGATCACCATCGGTCTCAACACCGTTCCCTATCGCGATCCGGCCAACACCTCCGGTCCCGACGGCCTCTGGGTACGTGCCGTGGTTCCAAACAGCGCCGCCGATCAGATCGCCCTTCAACCCGGCGACATCATCGTCTCCATCGACGGGCGTGAAACTGCCTCCGAACGCGGCTTCGACAACTACTGCATCGCCCTCCACGATCACAATGCCATCGAGCCCATCCCCATCGTCGTCTACAGGCCCGGCGACGACCTGTTCTACGAGGGGGTCCTTGGTACCGACGTGGTCCTCGGCTCCAACGGGCAACACTGGAGCAATGCCGGCGCGCCGCAGCCGACGGGTACAACGACGGTGACGAAGCCGCTGCCGCCTCCCACCACCACGACGGTGACGAAGCCGCTGCCGCCTCCCACCACCACGACGTTGCCCACCTTCGGGCCGCCGCCCGGTAACGACAACGGCGGTTTCGACTGGATCAAGAACACCGGTTTCTACCTGCTGCCCGCAGAACCGTACCCGGCTGCCTACGACTCGGTGGACGACGCTCACCATGTCATCCACGCCGTGAAACCCGACGAATGGGGGCTCGAGCTCTCCGTCGATGCCACACC contains:
- a CDS encoding nucleotidyl transferase AbiEii/AbiGii toxin family protein, which encodes MTPAEGVPYVSARDFERALTDRIANVAASSPHGVAELRRQFAYGRLLARLFIRQPERWVLKGATGLLARLPLRARHSIDVDLYYEGEIDAALAALRDATEADLGDFFTFDVERGASLGRETAGIQVRVTAYLGDKVFETFRVDVVADRTMTAEPDLIPPIEPVEIPGLRNAVYRAHPIPDQIADKHAAMIGTYAGRPSTRYRDLVDLVLIATTQTVSATALHAALVSEHRRRGMTPCLPFSLPSDEWQQGYRKIATTVPGFAVLDATEATEIVSRLVDPVIAGLTRGTWDPDGLKWGSP
- a CDS encoding DUF3024 domain-containing protein, with translation MPEIDLVRIRRWVDARNANLPERARGLVRYELDVTDRTVTILECRPPWQSDYGPEWTRFPVARLRYTKTRSEWLLYWRDRNLKFHKYDPVPPTPHVDRLIAEIESDPTAIFWG
- a CDS encoding zinc-binding dehydrogenase, which encodes MGYRRVVITEFGGPDVLEVVEEAVLPEPGPGEVRVKVQATSACFTDTMVRKGVYYGLKQKPPFSPGYDLVGVVDKLGEDVTKFEVGEAVADLTVWGAYAEYICRSERSLVPVPAGLDPSEAVSLVLSYVTAHQMLHRSAHMQRGQSILVHAAGGAVGTALLQLGRLAGLQMYGTASEPKHDLVAELGATPIDYRSEDFVARVRALTGQGVDAVFDAIGGDNFKRSLASLGPGGKLVAYGFYDSAMGRGGSVPLEFMRVVLWNFLPNRRSTAFYQIGALRKKHPDWFREDLTALFDLLVQGKIRPVIAKRMELEEAAQAHRLVEQAAVQGRIVLVVDAN
- a CDS encoding SDR family NAD(P)-dependent oxidoreductase, translating into MKDFSGKVVALTGAASGIGRALAVRLGEEGADLALGDVDEAGLNETAKLVDRSPKVTTHVVDVGDRHAVEAFALAVERRHGGVDVIVNNAGVGCVATVEDATYEDFDWVIGVNLWGVIHGVKAFLPLLRKRPEAHIVNVASVNSFLPFPTSGPYNISKSGVEALSETLMEELSDTNVSVSCVYPGGVKTNISRNARHTSDEENVEFERRAMATPDQAARRIIRGIKKDRKRIVVGVDAKLMVIARRLSPLGTLRLVTWGWRRTLKGRSGHPTP
- a CDS encoding class I SAM-dependent methyltransferase yields the protein MVVRVEDTGGLGTVEVEIAAGGGPVTPASRVMARAVGRCRDLLVGVGIDWGTGTGLLSIAAARIPAVTSIIAIERDPEAVANARRNVARNGVADRVTVVRADHFTPYDPGDRDLLERLVGGVDFLVANPPASDDGDGLEWRRRVLDGARPFLKPGAVVLLQVSSHYGEERIKGLADVGGYRFVETVERSSWVPFDLSREDLRRALDVYVAEERRGGRPYEFHLADGSVIDARQVAAGVGPPLTSWQAHRFERTG
- a CDS encoding TetR/AcrR family transcriptional regulator, which produces MATVDTRDAIVDAALELFNKDTVAAVSTNRIAQEIGISPGNLYYHYRNKEEIVRTLFDRMVDDWDTVWQLPPGRAPTASDLVQTLERTFELHRRYRFFQRELLALLARDPQLRDRYRAVYRRRLEEFTVFAESLAAAGVIRSSIQPWFTGLLEGLWIIGEHWMGHLEIVGDPNDPEQVRHGVQIVLAVLGPHLSDEFLGDCSRQGPHS
- a CDS encoding serine protease gives rise to the protein MPRSIWIALAGLTLVLSACSIQINTTTTTTSDDSGTSAPTDTNVPSGNAAATVPGGGAAGSTGGAVDANVQDARAAIVRVVAGPFNDPPEDEALNPVAAAATGFFIGVGGNILTTNRAVAGAENIDVYLADDPQPHAATVRAIDECSNLAVMYTDITDTPFLDNVGEHVAVGTHVSIGGYPQDTSEYTVTDGTVTGIDLRGQTTWFDIDSDALLSLSVPTRAGEGGAPVMIDDGSVVAIILPVDGTGTFAVPFWAIGAGISDLELGGRSGGSPLITIGLNTVPYRDPANTSGPDGLWVRAVVPNSAADQIALQPGDIIVSIDGRETASERGFDNYCIALHDHNAIEPIPIVVYRPGDDLFYEGVLGTDVVLGSNGQHWSNAGAPQPTGTTTVTKPLPPPTTTTVTKPLPPPTTTTLPTFGPPPGNDNGGFDWIKNTGFYLLPAEPYPAAYDSVDDAHHVIHAVKPDEWGLELSVDATPIYGSPDGPYGTGVQLYVIGSDTIGDYTTDWTTPGYQMGIAHKTPYDSWTPEMWVRSRDWSDRCTEGGIGVYDDGTYNGLYRFWHHCKTDYLDAVKLDIAAWNADHSVIIWISGLMFSEPDYDAFSKALDEHTFDTARLTSEGY